A genomic window from Parasteatoda tepidariorum isolate YZ-2023 chromosome 10, CAS_Ptep_4.0, whole genome shotgun sequence includes:
- the LOC107451247 gene encoding achaete-scute homolog 1a: MTTLTVLENLNDHSTSLNPISSATTYILTASTSPTVTTASNRTTVSKIVPKRQRQDDDNHTTAIKNKRPKGSHHRGSAAPAVARRNERERNRVRQVNLGFATLRQHVPNGAKSKKMSKVETLRSAVQYIKQLQQLLTDEDVGGDEENSVPSFEEQFRHLHPAAQHHLHHPSATNNSHNFGDAALLHLNSAAGGTLSFGGLTSPPCSSPTPSLGSDASSPYDSLSPEDEELLDFTTWLS; the protein is encoded by the coding sequence ATGACGACGCTAACAgtcttagaaaatttaaatgatcatTCAACCAGCCTCAACCCTATTAGCTCAGCGACGACATACATCCTCACAGCATCTACCTCACCAACAGTAACAACAGCTTCCAACAGGACAACGGTCAGCAAAATTGTCCCCAAAAGGCAGCGGCAAGATGACGACAACCATACCacagctattaaaaataaacggcCCAAAGGATCCCATCATAGGGGGTCGGCGGCCCCAGCAGTGGCGAGAAGAAACGAAAGAGAACGCAACAGAGTCCGACAGGTCAATTTAGGTTTCGCCACTCTAAGACAACACGTTCCAAATGGGGCcaaaagtaagaaaatgagCAAGGTAGAGACTCTCAGGTCAGCAGTTCAATATATCAAACAGTTACAGCAACTACTAACGGACGAAGATGTGGGTGGTGATGAGGAGAACAGTGTTCCATCTTTTGAAGAACAATTCCGACATTTACATCCTGCTGCTCAGCATCATTTGCATCATCCATCAGCCACGAACAATTCTCATAATTTTGGAGATGCGGCATTGCTGCATCTCAACTCGGCCGCTGGAGGTACGTTGTCGTTCGGTGGACTCACATCCCCACCCTGCTCATCTCCAACGCCGAGTTTAGGTTCCGATGCAAGTTCACCTTACGATAGTCTCAGTCCGGAAGATGAAGAACTACTCGACTTCACGACGTGGCTTTCTTAA